One genomic window of Streptomyces sp. WP-1 includes the following:
- a CDS encoding glycosyltransferase, with protein MSRTPHTAGRVAMVSEHASPLAALGGPDAGGQNVYVAQVARHLAKKGHRVTVYTRRDSTGLPDEVTLIDGVRVVHVPAGPPAPVPKDELLPHMAEFGQFLARQWAASPPDVVHSHFWMSGLAALCGARGLGIPVVQTYHALGTVKQRYQGRADTSPPQRLAVEEAIGHECARIIATCSDEVAELKAMGLPEDRFDVVPCGVDPDQFAPLPGTRPAGARRRLLAVGRLVPRKGFDRAIRALAGVPGAELLIAGGPEAELLRGDPEARRLRALAGEYGVADRLTLLGGVSRTRMPRLMAGADLVLSLPRYEPFGIVPLEAMACATPVLATAVGGQLDTVVDGSTGVLVPADDDHDLGAVVRSLLDDPGRLDRYGAAGRRRVLAHYTWDRVADGVAGVYGAVSPRPSLSGVVR; from the coding sequence ATGAGCCGTACTCCGCACACGGCCGGGCGCGTCGCCATGGTCTCCGAGCACGCCAGCCCGCTGGCCGCGCTCGGCGGACCGGACGCGGGCGGCCAGAACGTCTACGTCGCCCAGGTCGCCCGGCACCTCGCCAAGAAGGGCCACCGGGTCACCGTCTACACCCGGCGGGACTCGACGGGCCTGCCGGACGAGGTGACCCTCATCGACGGCGTGCGCGTGGTGCATGTGCCCGCCGGGCCGCCCGCACCCGTCCCCAAGGACGAACTCCTGCCCCACATGGCGGAGTTCGGGCAGTTCCTGGCCCGGCAGTGGGCGGCGAGCCCGCCCGATGTGGTGCACTCCCACTTCTGGATGTCGGGCCTGGCCGCCCTCTGCGGCGCCCGCGGCCTCGGCATCCCGGTCGTGCAGACCTATCACGCCCTCGGCACCGTCAAACAGCGCTACCAGGGCAGGGCCGACACCAGCCCGCCGCAGCGCCTCGCCGTCGAGGAGGCCATCGGCCACGAGTGCGCCCGGATCATCGCCACGTGCAGCGACGAGGTGGCCGAACTGAAGGCCATGGGGCTGCCCGAGGACCGGTTCGACGTGGTGCCCTGCGGGGTCGACCCCGACCAGTTCGCCCCGCTGCCGGGCACCCGTCCGGCCGGGGCCCGCAGACGGCTGCTGGCCGTCGGCCGGCTCGTCCCCCGCAAGGGCTTCGACCGCGCCATCCGCGCCCTGGCCGGCGTTCCGGGCGCCGAACTCCTCATCGCGGGCGGCCCGGAGGCCGAACTGCTCCGCGGCGACCCCGAGGCGCGGCGCCTGCGCGCGCTGGCCGGCGAGTACGGCGTGGCCGACCGGCTCACCCTGCTCGGCGGGGTGAGCCGGACCCGGATGCCCCGGCTGATGGCCGGCGCCGACCTCGTCCTGTCGCTGCCCCGCTACGAGCCCTTCGGCATCGTCCCGCTGGAGGCCATGGCCTGCGCCACCCCGGTCCTCGCCACCGCGGTCGGCGGCCAGCTCGACACCGTCGTGGACGGCAGCACCGGCGTCCTGGTCCCGGCCGACGACGACCACGACCTCGGCGCCGTCGTACGCTCCCTGCTCGACGACCCCGGGCGCCTGGACCGGTACGGAGCCGCGGGCCGCCGACGTGTGCTGGCCCACTACACCTGGGACCGCGTGGCCGACGGGGTCGCCGGGGTCTACGGCGCCGTGTCCCCGCGCCCCTCGCTCTCCGGAGTCGTCCGATGA
- a CDS encoding glycosyltransferase family 9 protein: MTRTSLPPTVLVLRALGLGDLLAGVPALRGIRRGFPGHRIVLAQPAGLAEPALESGALDAVFPAEAPGRAVPTLTHWPGPPPDVAIDLHGNGPESRAALAALRPRRLLAHACPDGPPWHAQTHERDRWCGFLAHYGIPADPRDLRLPPPSAPSPAPGAVLVHPGAASGARRWPAERFAAVVRCLRAAGHQVVLTGGPGEETLVRAVAERSGVHHQDVRAGGMPLAELSALVAEASLVLCGDTGLAHLAYAHGTRSVTLFGPVSPRLWGPPPSPDHLALWRPGPPGDPHGPTPDARLLRIGSGEVAAACLTLLRCHRGEPADQPVRPAVAHAN; encoded by the coding sequence GTGACCCGCACCTCCCTCCCCCCGACCGTCCTGGTGCTGCGCGCCCTGGGCCTCGGCGATCTGCTGGCCGGGGTGCCCGCGCTGCGCGGCATCCGCCGGGGGTTCCCCGGGCACCGGATCGTGCTCGCACAGCCCGCCGGGCTCGCCGAACCGGCCCTGGAGAGCGGCGCGTTGGACGCCGTGTTCCCGGCCGAGGCGCCGGGCCGGGCGGTACCGACGCTCACCCACTGGCCCGGCCCGCCGCCCGACGTGGCGATCGACCTGCACGGCAACGGCCCCGAGAGCCGCGCCGCCCTCGCCGCCCTGCGCCCGCGCCGGCTGCTCGCCCACGCCTGCCCGGACGGCCCGCCCTGGCACGCCCAGACGCACGAACGGGACCGCTGGTGCGGCTTCCTGGCCCACTACGGCATCCCGGCCGACCCCCGCGACCTGCGCCTGCCCCCGCCCTCGGCGCCCTCCCCGGCGCCCGGCGCGGTCCTCGTGCACCCCGGTGCCGCCTCGGGCGCCCGCCGCTGGCCGGCCGAGCGGTTCGCCGCCGTCGTGCGGTGCCTGCGGGCCGCCGGACACCAGGTGGTGCTCACCGGCGGACCGGGGGAGGAGACCCTCGTCCGAGCGGTCGCCGAACGCAGCGGTGTGCACCACCAAGACGTACGGGCCGGCGGTATGCCCCTCGCCGAGCTGTCCGCGCTGGTGGCCGAGGCGTCCCTGGTGCTCTGCGGCGACACCGGCCTCGCCCATCTCGCCTACGCCCACGGCACCCGCTCCGTCACCCTGTTCGGCCCCGTCTCCCCACGCCTGTGGGGGCCGCCCCCGAGCCCCGACCACCTGGCCCTGTGGAGGCCCGGCCCACCCGGCGACCCACACGGCCCCACCCCGGACGCCCGGCTGCTGCGCATCGGCTCCGGCGAGGTCGCGGCGGCCTGTCTGACACTGCTGCGGTGTCACCGGGGCGAACCGGCGGACCAGCCCGTGCGACCGGCGGTGGCCCACGCCAACTGA
- a CDS encoding HAD-IIIA family hydrolase, with amino-acid sequence MSALSAVLFDRDGTLVADVPYNGDPDRVRLLPGAAEAVGLVRAAGLPTAVVSNQSGIGRGLLTTEDVARVDKRADELLGGLDAWLHCPHTPDAGCPCRKPRPGLVLAAAGRLGVPPGACLVVGDIAADVLAARAAGAHGVLVPNDATAPAEVRRFARHSAPDVLTAVRAALGVRPGRRSR; translated from the coding sequence ATGAGCGCCCTCTCCGCCGTCCTGTTCGACCGCGACGGCACCCTCGTGGCCGATGTGCCGTACAACGGTGACCCCGACCGGGTCCGGCTGCTGCCCGGCGCGGCCGAGGCCGTCGGCCTCGTACGTGCCGCCGGGCTGCCGACGGCCGTGGTCAGCAACCAGTCCGGCATCGGCCGCGGGCTGCTCACCACCGAGGACGTCGCCCGGGTGGACAAGCGCGCGGACGAGCTGCTGGGCGGCCTTGACGCCTGGCTGCACTGCCCGCACACCCCGGACGCCGGCTGCCCCTGCCGCAAGCCCCGCCCGGGCCTGGTCCTCGCCGCCGCCGGACGCCTCGGCGTCCCGCCCGGAGCGTGCCTGGTCGTCGGCGACATCGCCGCCGACGTCCTGGCCGCCCGCGCCGCCGGCGCGCACGGCGTCCTCGTCCCCAACGACGCCACCGCACCGGCCGAGGTACGGCGCTTCGCCCGGCACAGCGCCCCCGACGTGCTCACCGCCGTACGCGCCGCCCTCGGTGTCCGCCCGGGGAGGCGGTCGCGATGA
- a CDS encoding ANTAR domain-containing protein: MKAFSPRPGAPAPLMIESSVVEGLPAEGALLLRMSGTLDAHGAHAWSRELRGHLEQADRAGLRPVLDMAHVQLGGAAVLRTLSETTRVRTGRPDLIIVRARPGVREAVRLARLEGVRLYATLDEAVRELARAAAKAEELPAWRSPMADPLRPSYEDLHQEVRALRARVRTAPVIGMAQGMLMARYALPETGGAFRVLRETSQRFNVPLRVLASAVVVARPPDGPAWFPGRRPLPVPPLRILGRTDRDPRCRGRMIDAVLREALAIGRAPAGHVLSVDPAVNALALEARYGGTDAYLDHLGRGRDDGTAEAVARTRGRRVSMPDVAAAELLSEDGRRALLASGARALQCVPVLSSAGCCAGLITVHWPEAGHRPTSPQAEALGLLAADTAAWLAWYHRTVLLDALEHLHRRLTRP; encoded by the coding sequence ATGAAAGCCTTCTCGCCGCGGCCGGGCGCACCGGCCCCCCTGATGATCGAGTCCTCCGTCGTGGAGGGCCTGCCCGCCGAGGGCGCGCTGCTGCTGCGCATGTCGGGCACCCTGGACGCGCACGGAGCCCACGCCTGGTCCCGGGAGCTGCGCGGTCATCTGGAACAGGCGGACCGCGCCGGGCTGCGGCCCGTCCTGGACATGGCCCACGTACAGCTGGGCGGCGCCGCCGTGCTGCGCACCCTCAGCGAGACCACCCGGGTCCGTACCGGCCGCCCGGACCTGATCATCGTGCGGGCCCGGCCGGGCGTCCGCGAGGCCGTGCGCCTGGCCCGCCTGGAGGGCGTGCGGCTGTACGCCACCCTGGACGAGGCCGTGCGCGAACTGGCCCGCGCCGCCGCCAAGGCGGAGGAGCTGCCCGCCTGGCGCTCACCGATGGCCGACCCCCTGCGGCCGTCGTACGAGGACCTGCACCAGGAGGTCCGCGCCCTGCGCGCCCGGGTCCGCACCGCCCCGGTGATCGGCATGGCGCAGGGCATGCTCATGGCCCGCTACGCGCTGCCCGAGACCGGCGGCGCCTTCCGGGTGCTGCGGGAGACCTCCCAGCGGTTCAACGTGCCGCTGCGAGTCCTCGCCTCCGCCGTCGTGGTGGCCCGCCCGCCGGACGGCCCGGCCTGGTTCCCCGGCCGCCGCCCACTGCCCGTGCCCCCGCTGCGCATCCTCGGCCGCACCGACCGCGACCCCCGCTGCCGGGGGCGGATGATCGACGCCGTACTGCGCGAGGCGCTCGCCATCGGCCGCGCCCCGGCCGGTCACGTCCTGTCCGTCGACCCCGCCGTGAACGCGCTCGCCCTGGAGGCCCGGTACGGCGGCACGGACGCCTACCTCGACCACCTGGGACGCGGCCGCGACGACGGTACGGCCGAGGCGGTCGCCCGCACCCGGGGGCGGCGGGTGAGCATGCCCGACGTGGCCGCGGCGGAACTGCTGTCCGAGGACGGCCGGCGCGCCCTGCTCGCGAGCGGCGCGCGGGCCCTGCAGTGCGTCCCGGTCCTGTCCTCCGCGGGCTGCTGCGCCGGTCTGATCACCGTGCACTGGCCCGAAGCCGGACACCGGCCGACCTCCCCCCAGGCCGAGGCCCTCGGCCTGCTCGCCGCCGACACGGCGGCCTGGCTGGCCTGGTACCACCGCACGGTCCTCCTGGACGCCCTCGAACACCTGCATCGCCGGCTGACCCGGCCCTGA
- a CDS encoding glycosyltransferase family 9 protein: MTALVVRLDSFGDVLLAGPAVRAVAAHHDRVAMLCGPRGADAARMLPGVDDVLVWEAPWEGFEPPPVDPAGIGDLVARLRSGAYDTALILTSFHQSPLPTALLLRLAGTGRIGADSADHPGRLLDVRHRRLPGRHEAEAALDTAAAMGLTPPPGDDGRLRVLPPPDTGALTGNGPYVVLHPGASAPARAWSPRRCAEAVTLLADAGHRVVVTGAPHEKALTEYVSGTAAVDLGGRTGPRTLAGVLRTADVVVSANTGPAHLAAAVGTPVVSLFAPVVPAGRWAPYGVPAILLGDQAAPCADTRALVCPVPGHPCLDEVTGQDVVGAVHKLVQEGRT, from the coding sequence ATGACGGCGCTCGTGGTCCGGCTCGACAGTTTCGGCGACGTCCTGCTCGCCGGGCCCGCCGTGCGCGCCGTCGCGGCCCACCACGACCGCGTGGCCATGCTGTGCGGCCCACGCGGCGCCGACGCCGCCCGCATGCTGCCCGGAGTCGACGACGTCCTCGTCTGGGAGGCGCCCTGGGAGGGCTTCGAACCGCCGCCCGTGGACCCGGCCGGCATCGGCGACCTGGTCGCGCGGCTGCGGTCCGGAGCGTACGACACCGCGCTGATCCTGACGTCCTTCCACCAGAGCCCGCTGCCCACCGCGCTGCTGCTGCGCCTCGCCGGGACCGGCCGCATCGGCGCCGACAGCGCCGACCACCCCGGCCGGCTGCTCGACGTCCGCCACCGCCGCCTGCCCGGCCGCCACGAGGCCGAGGCCGCCCTCGACACGGCCGCCGCGATGGGCCTCACACCCCCGCCGGGCGACGACGGGCGGCTGCGCGTCCTGCCGCCCCCCGACACCGGCGCCCTGACCGGCAACGGCCCCTACGTCGTCCTGCACCCCGGCGCCAGCGCGCCCGCCCGCGCCTGGAGCCCGCGCCGCTGCGCCGAGGCGGTGACGCTGCTCGCCGACGCCGGGCACCGCGTCGTCGTCACCGGCGCCCCGCACGAGAAGGCACTCACCGAGTACGTGAGCGGTACGGCGGCCGTGGACCTCGGCGGCCGCACCGGCCCCCGCACCCTCGCCGGAGTGCTGCGCACGGCCGACGTGGTGGTCAGCGCCAACACCGGCCCCGCCCACCTCGCCGCGGCCGTCGGCACCCCGGTCGTCTCCCTGTTCGCGCCCGTGGTCCCCGCCGGACGCTGGGCCCCCTACGGTGTGCCCGCCATCCTGCTCGGCGACCAGGCGGCGCCCTGCGCGGACACCCGGGCCCTGGTCTGCCCGGTACCCGGCCACCCCTGCCTGGACGAGGTCACCGGACAGGACGTGGTCGGCGCGGTGCACAAGCTCGTCCAGGAAGGGCGGACATGA
- a CDS encoding PfkB family carbohydrate kinase — protein sequence MTRTGTTAPRTPLVVVGDALLDHDLCGHAERLAPDAPVPVVHDTRRSSRPGGAALAACLAAADGRPVTLVTALGTDPASAALRELLTGRVTLVEIPLAGSLSSKTRVLAGDRPLLRLDDGEGRAREATGEAQAAITAARGVLVADYGRGTADVLRDALCRTAAALVWDPHVRGGAPAPGARLVTPSAQEARVLARRLADGEGEPDGPAGLRTAARDARDLVRAWRVQAVAVTLGERGALLSRGETPLLVPTPAAAAGDPCGAGDRFAAAAAGLLADGAFTETAVQGAVHAATRYVAEGGARAVAAPAHRDHPGEPEPAPSDDSTADAVRTAARVRAAGRTVVAAGGCFDLLHAGHVALLQAARRAGDCLIVCVNSDGSVRRRKGDGRPLVPVADRVRVLRALECVDAVAVFDEDTPERLLADLRPHIWTKGGDYARTPLPEQSLVESWGGQVLLLPYLDGRSTTGLARRAALSPAAPRGPGG from the coding sequence ATGACCCGCACCGGTACGACCGCCCCGCGCACCCCGCTGGTCGTGGTCGGCGACGCCCTCCTCGACCACGACCTGTGCGGCCACGCCGAGCGGCTGGCCCCCGACGCGCCCGTACCCGTCGTCCACGACACCCGGCGCAGCTCCCGGCCGGGCGGCGCGGCCCTCGCCGCCTGCCTGGCCGCGGCCGACGGCCGCCCGGTCACCCTCGTCACCGCCCTCGGCACCGACCCCGCCAGCGCGGCTCTGCGTGAACTCCTCACGGGCCGCGTCACGTTGGTGGAGATACCGCTGGCGGGCAGCCTCAGCAGCAAGACCCGGGTCCTCGCCGGGGACCGCCCGCTGCTGCGCCTGGACGACGGCGAGGGGCGCGCCCGCGAGGCCACCGGTGAGGCGCAGGCCGCGATCACGGCGGCCCGGGGGGTCCTGGTCGCCGACTACGGCCGGGGCACCGCGGACGTCCTGCGGGACGCGCTGTGCCGTACGGCCGCGGCCCTGGTCTGGGACCCCCATGTGCGGGGCGGGGCCCCGGCGCCGGGGGCCCGGCTGGTCACGCCCTCCGCGCAGGAGGCCCGCGTCCTCGCCCGCCGGCTCGCGGACGGCGAAGGAGAGCCGGACGGCCCCGCCGGGCTGCGCACCGCCGCCCGGGACGCCCGCGACCTGGTACGGGCCTGGCGGGTCCAGGCGGTCGCCGTCACCCTCGGCGAACGCGGCGCGCTGCTGTCCCGGGGCGAGACACCGCTGCTGGTGCCGACCCCGGCCGCCGCGGCCGGCGACCCCTGCGGCGCGGGCGACCGGTTCGCCGCGGCCGCCGCCGGACTGCTCGCCGACGGCGCCTTCACCGAGACCGCCGTCCAGGGCGCCGTCCACGCGGCCACCCGGTACGTCGCCGAGGGCGGGGCCCGCGCGGTGGCGGCACCCGCGCACCGGGACCACCCCGGGGAGCCGGAACCGGCGCCGTCCGACGACAGCACCGCGGACGCCGTACGCACCGCCGCCCGGGTCCGGGCCGCCGGCCGTACCGTCGTCGCCGCGGGCGGCTGCTTCGACCTGCTGCACGCCGGTCACGTCGCCCTCCTCCAGGCCGCCCGACGGGCCGGCGACTGCCTGATCGTGTGCGTCAACTCCGACGGCTCGGTCCGCCGACGCAAGGGCGACGGCCGCCCCCTGGTGCCCGTCGCCGACCGGGTCCGGGTGCTGCGTGCCCTGGAGTGCGTCGACGCGGTCGCCGTCTTCGACGAGGACACCCCCGAGCGCCTCCTCGCCGACCTGCGCCCGCACATCTGGACCAAGGGCGGCGACTACGCCCGCACCCCGCTGCCCGAACAGTCCCTGGTGGAGAGCTGGGGCGGCCAGGTCCTGCTGCTGCCGTACCTGGACGGCCGTTCCACGACGGGCCTCGCGCGCAGGGCGGCCCTGTCCCCGGCGGCCCCCCGGGGGCCGGGCGGCTGA
- a CDS encoding acyl-CoA dehydrogenase family protein: MHLDHTPEQQRLRAELRAYFARLVPDNAYARYADPAARKRFYRDTIRTLGTDGWLGVGWPEEYGGRGMSAMEQFIFFDEAAQAGVPLPLMALNTVGPTLMKFGTEEQKAYFLPRILSGEIDFAIGYSEPEAGTDLAALRTRAVRDGDTYIVDGQKIWTTNGDTADWVWLAVRTDPDAPPHQGITMLLVPTRDPGYSCTVINTLASHDTTASYYENIRVPVARRVGAENQGWRLITNQLNHERVTLAAHGTMAVRALHDVQHWAARTGLADGRRVLDLGWVRRLLARSHTRLEALKLLNWQMVTAVEDGTLTPQDASAVKVYGSEARRDAYAALMEITAAAGPLKEGSAGAVLHGELERGYRSAVIFTFGGGNNEIQREIISWIGLGMPRVRR, translated from the coding sequence GTGCACCTCGACCACACGCCCGAGCAGCAGCGACTGCGCGCCGAGCTGCGCGCCTACTTCGCCCGCCTGGTCCCGGACAACGCCTACGCCCGGTACGCCGACCCGGCCGCCCGCAAGCGCTTCTACCGCGACACGATCCGCACCCTCGGCACCGACGGCTGGCTCGGCGTCGGCTGGCCCGAGGAGTACGGCGGCCGGGGCATGTCGGCGATGGAGCAGTTCATCTTCTTCGACGAGGCCGCGCAGGCCGGCGTACCGCTGCCGCTGATGGCGCTGAACACGGTCGGACCGACCCTCATGAAGTTCGGCACCGAGGAGCAGAAGGCGTACTTCCTCCCGCGCATCCTCTCCGGTGAGATCGACTTCGCGATCGGCTACAGCGAGCCCGAGGCGGGCACCGATCTCGCCGCGCTGCGGACCAGGGCCGTACGCGACGGGGACACGTACATCGTCGACGGACAGAAGATCTGGACGACGAACGGCGACACCGCGGACTGGGTGTGGCTCGCCGTGCGCACCGACCCGGACGCCCCGCCGCACCAGGGCATCACCATGCTGCTGGTGCCGACCCGCGACCCCGGCTACTCCTGCACCGTCATCAACACCCTGGCCTCCCACGACACCACGGCCAGCTACTACGAGAACATCCGGGTCCCCGTCGCCCGCCGCGTCGGCGCCGAGAACCAGGGCTGGCGGCTGATCACCAACCAGCTCAACCATGAACGCGTCACCCTCGCGGCGCACGGCACGATGGCCGTCCGCGCCCTGCACGACGTCCAGCACTGGGCGGCACGCACCGGACTCGCCGACGGCCGCCGGGTGCTCGACCTCGGCTGGGTGCGCCGGCTGCTCGCCCGCAGCCACACCCGCCTCGAAGCCCTCAAACTCCTCAACTGGCAGATGGTCACCGCCGTCGAGGACGGCACCCTCACCCCCCAGGACGCATCTGCCGTCAAGGTCTACGGCTCCGAGGCCCGCCGCGACGCGTATGCCGCCCTCATGGAGATCACCGCCGCCGCGGGCCCCCTCAAGGAGGGCTCGGCAGGCGCCGTCCTGCACGGCGAACTCGAACGCGGCTACCGCTCGGCCGTCATCTTCACCTTCGGCGGCGGCAACAACGAGATCCAGCGCGAGATCATCTCCTGGATCGGCCTGGGAATGCCGAGGGTCCGGCGCTAG
- a CDS encoding GNAT family N-acetyltransferase, with the protein MDTYLETERLALRRFTADDADLLIELDSDPAVMRFLSGGEATAPEIVRERQLPSVLAGYERWDGDLGLFAAYEKDGGAFIGWFCLRPEPDGPRDETELGYRLRQASWGKGYATEVSGALLHKGFTELGLRTVWGETMAMNRGSRNVMEKLGMTLTDRIPASPDMQMVEGAEHGGVRYEITGEQWARR; encoded by the coding sequence GTGGACACATATCTGGAGACCGAGCGCCTGGCCCTCCGCCGTTTCACGGCCGACGACGCCGACCTGCTGATCGAGCTGGACAGCGACCCGGCGGTGATGCGCTTTCTGAGCGGGGGCGAGGCGACCGCTCCGGAGATCGTCCGCGAACGCCAACTGCCGTCCGTCCTCGCCGGTTACGAGAGGTGGGACGGCGATCTCGGGCTGTTCGCCGCGTACGAGAAGGACGGCGGGGCGTTCATCGGCTGGTTCTGTCTGCGCCCCGAACCGGACGGCCCGCGCGACGAGACCGAACTCGGCTACCGGCTGCGGCAGGCCTCCTGGGGCAAGGGCTACGCCACCGAAGTCTCGGGGGCCCTGCTGCACAAGGGCTTCACCGAACTCGGGCTGCGGACGGTCTGGGGCGAGACGATGGCCATGAATCGCGGGTCACGCAATGTCATGGAGAAGCTCGGCATGACGCTCACCGACCGCATCCCCGCTTCCCCTGACATGCAGATGGTCGAGGGTGCCGAGCACGGGGGCGTGCGGTACGAGATCACCGGGGAGCAGTGGGCGCGACGCTGA
- a CDS encoding SIS domain-containing protein encodes MNNATDTGHCDDLMKALENFRGCGPLIGRWGAELARRLGLGSRLLVAGNGGSAAQAQHLTAELVGRYRDDRPPFSALALHADTSSTTAIANDYGVQEVFARQTAAHGRAGDVLMLLSTSGASANLLAAADRAHRLGMTVWALTGRAPNPLQLGADDTLCADAPTAATVQELHLVAVHMLCEAFDRAVERGEADGRAYARGEGRPGEVGRLLDGRPVALRRDRT; translated from the coding sequence ATGAACAACGCCACCGACACCGGGCACTGCGACGACCTGATGAAGGCCCTGGAGAACTTCCGCGGGTGCGGCCCGCTCATCGGCCGCTGGGGCGCCGAACTGGCCCGCCGCCTGGGCCTCGGCTCCCGGCTGCTGGTCGCGGGCAACGGCGGCAGCGCCGCCCAGGCCCAGCACCTCACCGCCGAACTGGTCGGCCGCTACCGCGACGACCGGCCCCCGTTCTCCGCCCTCGCCCTGCACGCCGACACCTCCTCCACCACCGCCATCGCCAACGACTACGGCGTCCAAGAGGTGTTCGCCCGCCAGACCGCCGCCCACGGCCGGGCCGGCGACGTGCTCATGCTGCTGTCCACCAGCGGCGCCAGCGCCAACCTGCTGGCCGCCGCCGACCGCGCCCACCGCCTCGGCATGACCGTGTGGGCCCTGACCGGCCGGGCCCCCAACCCGCTCCAGCTCGGCGCCGACGACACCCTGTGCGCGGACGCGCCGACGGCCGCCACCGTGCAGGAACTCCACCTGGTCGCCGTGCACATGCTGTGCGAGGCGTTCGACCGGGCGGTGGAGCGGGGGGAGGCCGACGGACGGGCGTACGCCCGCGGCGAGGGCCGGCCGGGCGAGGTGGGACGGCTGCTGGACGGCCGCCCGGTGGCCCTGCGAAGGGACCGGACATGA
- a CDS encoding glycosyltransferase — protein MNILVWHVHGSWLTTFVQGPHTYLVPVTEDRGPDGLGRAVTWDWPASVRERTPGQLRADDIDLMVLQRPRELALAQRWTGRRPGLDVPAVYVEHNSPDAAPERQLHPLAGQSAIPVAHVTHFNRLMWDNGRAPTEVVEHGIVDPGRQWTGTERRAAVVVNEPVRRGRTTGTDLLARFARRTPLDVFGMRTEGLAGHLGLPPDRVRTRDLPQRELHRAMARCRLYLHPVRWTSLGLSLLEAMFLGMPVVALDTTEVREAVPEGAGVVSNRLDVLEDAVQAFLADPGHARRTGDAARAAARARYGERRFLDDWERLIKEVTR, from the coding sequence ATGAACATCCTCGTCTGGCACGTGCACGGATCGTGGCTCACCACCTTCGTGCAGGGCCCCCACACCTACCTCGTCCCGGTGACCGAGGACCGCGGCCCCGACGGCCTCGGCCGCGCCGTCACCTGGGACTGGCCCGCCTCCGTGCGCGAGCGCACCCCCGGGCAACTGCGCGCGGACGACATCGACCTGATGGTGCTGCAACGTCCGCGCGAACTCGCCCTCGCCCAGCGCTGGACCGGCCGCCGGCCCGGCCTGGACGTCCCCGCCGTGTACGTCGAGCACAACAGCCCCGACGCCGCCCCTGAACGCCAACTCCACCCGCTGGCAGGGCAGTCGGCGATCCCCGTCGCCCATGTCACCCACTTCAACCGGCTGATGTGGGACAACGGCCGGGCCCCCACCGAGGTCGTCGAACACGGCATCGTGGACCCCGGCCGGCAGTGGACCGGCACCGAGCGGCGCGCCGCCGTCGTCGTCAACGAGCCCGTGCGCAGGGGCCGTACGACCGGCACCGACCTGCTGGCCCGCTTCGCCCGCCGCACCCCCCTGGACGTCTTCGGGATGCGCACCGAGGGACTCGCCGGCCACCTCGGCCTGCCGCCCGACCGCGTCCGCACCCGCGACCTGCCCCAGCGCGAACTCCACCGCGCGATGGCCCGGTGCCGCCTCTATCTGCACCCCGTGCGCTGGACCTCGCTCGGACTGTCCCTGCTGGAGGCCATGTTCCTCGGCATGCCGGTGGTCGCCCTGGACACCACCGAGGTCCGCGAAGCCGTACCCGAGGGCGCCGGGGTGGTCTCCAACCGCCTCGACGTCCTGGAGGACGCCGTCCAGGCGTTCCTCGCCGACCCCGGACACGCGCGCCGCACCGGCGACGCCGCCCGGGCCGCGGCCCGGGCCCGTTACGGAGAGCGGCGCTTCCTGGACGACTGGGAGCGCCTGATCAAGGAGGTCACCCGATGA
- a CDS encoding ferredoxin: protein MTQQASPQQLYRFLEDRFSCAQACTECARACSVRVSLVDPGGPESQERARRLGMMCAEVCDATCRMLSEEGRQDEEGLRGRVDWCRRICLEGARAFEGHPGAESTAAVCRACADACADFLETLA, encoded by the coding sequence GTGACCCAGCAGGCTTCCCCGCAGCAGCTCTACCGGTTCCTGGAGGATCGCTTCAGCTGCGCCCAGGCGTGCACGGAGTGTGCCCGCGCCTGCTCGGTGCGGGTCAGCCTGGTCGACCCGGGCGGCCCCGAGAGCCAGGAGCGGGCACGCCGGCTGGGCATGATGTGCGCCGAGGTGTGCGACGCCACTTGCCGGATGCTGTCCGAGGAGGGCCGGCAGGACGAGGAGGGGCTGCGGGGCCGGGTGGACTGGTGCCGCCGGATCTGCCTCGAAGGCGCCCGCGCCTTCGAGGGGCACCCGGGCGCCGAATCGACCGCGGCGGTCTGCCGGGCCTGTGCCGACGCCTGCGCCGACTTCCTGGAGACGCTGGCCTGA
- a CDS encoding DUF6479 family protein has translation MNNASMQLAAASGLMSLVLFVVAVGLLALLAGGFWLTSRVRSQEPARPRPEEQPKLPPEGAMHEVRENRDYQEVPRMPKGGRPLTPYELSNMDSKTSEDQKRPRWSGGSSGSFGGGGLGAH, from the coding sequence ATGAACAACGCATCGATGCAGCTGGCCGCGGCGAGCGGCCTGATGAGCCTTGTGCTCTTCGTCGTGGCCGTCGGGCTGCTGGCACTGCTCGCCGGCGGCTTCTGGCTGACCTCGCGCGTCAGGTCCCAGGAGCCCGCTCGCCCACGTCCCGAGGAGCAGCCCAAGCTGCCACCGGAGGGCGCGATGCACGAGGTCCGGGAGAACCGGGACTACCAGGAGGTCCCCAGGATGCCCAAGGGCGGCCGTCCCCTCACCCCCTACGAGCTGAGCAACATGGACTCCAAGACCAGCGAGGACCAGAAGCGTCCGCGCTGGAGCGGCGGGTCCAGCGGGTCCTTCGGAGGCGGGGGGCTCGGCGCTCACTGA